ACGACAGCACCACCCCCAGGAAGGACACCAGGTTGTTGATGGCGAAGCGCTGCAGCGACGGCACCAGCCACCGCTTCACCGGAAAGTCCCTGCCCTGGATGCGGTACTTCTTCAGCGACTCGGGGTTCTTGTAGGCCACCCACGTCCAGGGCAGCGCGAAGGCCAGGAACGAGACGATGCTCAACAGCGCGGAGCAGACGGCGATGAAGAAGAACCGCTCGTCTCCGTATATCGCCAGGGTGCTCTTGAGAGTGTCGATGACGTTGTCCATGCCGCCCTCCCGCGGTGACACACACGGGAGCACGTCATCCGGCCTTGCCGTGAAGCCTCCCTGTCAATGAGTACAGCTTAGCGGTTCGCTCAGCGGGCGGCGAGTTCGACCCCGAATCCCGCTCCACATTCGAGCCGGGTGGGCTGGTACCCCAGCGCTCAGCCCGCTACCGCGCGAAGGGAGAAGCTCACGGGAATGACGAATTCCGCCGACTCCCGGTACGGCTCCGCGGGCAGCGGCGCGAAGGGCGCGGCCGCCTCCACCATGCGCAGCGCCTCGACGTCCAGCACCCGGAAGCGAGAGGAGCCCTCCAGCCGCGGCGGTGCCCCCAACGAGCCATCCCGGTTGATGCGCACCCGCACCAGCGCGGTGCCCTCCATCCCGAGCCGCACCGCCTGTGACGGATAGCGCCGCTGCCGCGTCACCCTCCTCGAGAGCTGCTCGCGGTACGCCCGCAGCTCCAGGTCCACCCCCGCCCCCACCACGCCAGGGCCTCCCGCCGGGCCGCTCCCCGGCGACGTGCCCGAGCCCACCCCGGCGCCCTCCGCCGGGCCACTCCCCTCCCCGCCCTCCCCCGACCCGCCCGGGGCCGCGGCGGCCACGGCCTCCGGAGAATTTCCCACCGCGGGGGGTGTGACGGGAGCCTG
The DNA window shown above is from Archangium lipolyticum and carries:
- a CDS encoding energy transducer TonB, which produces MTPGAVDSAREREASRGAGHRWARLSGALGLSVAVHVLGAVALWRGVSEPERFVPPRPLEVELVWREAAGSGGPGRGGPGSASAGAPAPVRVREKPSRPRHETPPPVTRAEVPPEEESPPVLESQAPVTPPAVGNSPEAVAAAAPGGSGEGGEGSGPAEGAGVGSGTSPGSGPAGGPGVVGAGVDLELRAYREQLSRRVTRQRRYPSQAVRLGMEGTALVRVRINRDGSLGAPPRLEGSSRFRVLDVEALRMVEAAAPFAPLPAEPYRESAEFVIPVSFSLRAVAG